One genomic region from Rhinoraja longicauda isolate Sanriku21f chromosome 36, sRhiLon1.1, whole genome shotgun sequence encodes:
- the LOC144610390 gene encoding calcium-activated potassium channel subunit alpha-1-like — protein MKHSSILANGYQRHHGGGWKEGEQRVVPRVLAGASIHLSFTRQPGVWLTSRPRRTLVLGSAATMGNSFFIEFKEKLDGELIDPVKKHIQESGEIRNPSHNCRIMSQDMWWGAIGSSVTVFIGGILLILLYRGIALIYIELAHSSQSQNPRSNKNKKKLLSHDVVITGKHMINHLVLKQKKKFLTLEEIEELHATETSKIRKVNLVIDVQEWAQRMISAQSLIGRGLVTMVFLLNFGSLFIYFVISIETSEDTRVVLATLQAVDLGFNTFFLFYFGLRFIAANDKLNFWVELNSIVDFFTIPPVILALYFSRDCIGLRFMRSLRLLQLPEILQYLRILKRHTKIKLASLLSVFVGAWLTAAGFIHTIENSGDPWREENNSQTLTYWQCVYLLMVTMSTVGYGDLTARTTVGQVFMVFFIILGLALFASHVPEIVELIGSHRKYTGSYRLVTGKKHIIMCGYINVSSLHEFLKDFTRKEREESSTNIVILEDFNPALELQALFKRHTTQMQFFQGSVLKPSDLDRVKLDKANACLILADKNCLNPEAEDSANIMRAIAVKQYCPEMRIIAQVLQYHSKSYLQNLPSWNMIQRDSVICLSELKTSSPRTASCPDSPPPRQPLIKKSLVLNGM, from the exons ATGAAGCATTCATCTATCCTCGCCAATGGGTATCAGAGGCACCATGGAGGTGGTTGGAAGGAAGGTGAGCAGCGGGTTGTCCCCAGAGTGTTGGCTGGGGCCAGTATCCATCTCTCATTCACCAGGCAG CCCGGAGTGTGGCTCACATCAAGACCACGACGGACGCTGGTTTTGGGCAGTGCAGCCACAATGGGGAATTCATTTTTTATTGAGTTCAAGGAGAAGCTGGACGGTGAATTGATTGACCCGGTGAAGAAGCACATCCAGGAGTCTGGCGAGATCCGTAATCCCAGCCACAACTGCCGCATCATGAGCCAGGACATGTGGTGGGGCGCCATCGGGTCCTCCGTCACCGTCTTCATCGGCGGcatcctcctcatcctcctctacAGAGGCATCGCCTTGATCTACATCGAGCTGGCCCACTCATCCCAATCACAGAATCCCAGG TCGAACAAGAACAAGAAGAAGCTGTTGTCTCACGatgtggtcatcactggcaagcACATGATCAACCATCTCGTGCTGAAACAGAAGAAGAAGTTTCTGACATTGGAG GAGATTGAGGAGCTGCACGCCACAGAAACATCGAAGATCAGGAAGGTTAACCTGGTGATCGATGTGCAGGAGTGGGCCCAGCGGATGATATCGGCACAGTCTTTAATTGGGCGTGGTCTT GTGACCATGGTGTTCCTGCTCAACTTTGGATCCCTCTTCATCTACTTTGTCATCTCCATTGA AACCAGTGAGGACACCCGTGTGGTCTTGGCCACCCTCCAAGCGGTCGACCTAGGTTTCAACACCTTCTTCCTGTTCTACTTTGGCCTCCGT TTCATCGCCGCCAACGACAAGCTGAACTTCTGGGTGGAACTCAACTCCATCGTGGACTTCTTCACCATCCCGCCCGTCATCCTGGCCCTCTACTTCAGCCGTGACTGCATCG GGCTGCGGTTCATGCGGTCGCTGCGGCTGCTGCAGTTGCCGGAGATCCTGCAGTACCTGCGCATCCTCAAGCGGCA TACCAAGATCAAGCTGGCCAGCCTGCTGTCTGTGTTCGTGGGAGCGTGGCTGACTGCCGCTGGATTCATACATAcg ATTGAGAACTCGGGCGACCCGTGGCGAGAGGAGAACAACAGCCAGACACTGACGTACTGGCAGTGCGTGTACCTGCTGATGGTCACCATGTCCACGGTGGGCTACGGTGATCTGACTGCCAGGACCACCGTAGGACAGGTCTTCATGGTGTTCTTCATCATCCTGGGCTTG GCCTTGTTTGCGAGCCACGTCCCCGAGATCGTTGAACTCATCGGGAGCCACCGCAAGTACACAGGCTCCTACAGATTGGTCACGGGGAAGAA GCACATCATCATGTGCGGTTACATCAACGTCTCCAGTCTCCACGAGTTCCTGAAGGACTTTACTCggaaggagagagaagagagttCAACCAACATTGTCATCCTAGAGGA CTTCAACCCGGCGCTGGAACTCCAGGCTTTGTTCAAACGGCATACCACCCAGATGCAGTTCTTCCAGGGCTCGGTGCTGAAGCCCAGTGACCTGGACAGGGTCAAG CTGGACAAGGCCAATGCCTGCCTCATCCTTGCCGACAAGAACTGCCTCAACCCCGAGGCTGAGGACTCTGCCAACATCATGAG GGCCATTGCTGTCAAACAATACTGCCCCGAGATGCGTATCATCGCCCAGGTCCTGCAGTATCACAGCAAG tcatACCTGCAGAACCTGCCCAGCTGGAACATGATACAGCGAGACAGTGTGATCTGTCTGTCGGAGCTGAAGACTTCATCGCCCAGAACTGCATCGTGCCCGGACTCTCCACCTCCTCGCCAACCTCTCATCAAGAAATCCCTGGTGTTG AATGGCAtgtag
- the aspdh gene encoding aspartate dehydrogenase domain-containing protein, translated as MAGDSRPRRIGIIGFGHLGQYLMARIEEEGCRHGVELAFVWNRSREKMEGRVQRELQLPSLGDLVHRRADLVVEVAHPQIAKEYGAEILKHADFMVGSPTAFADPAVEAACREAARGHGHTLYVPSGALWGAADIQKMADSGTLQALKVTMSKHPDSFRLEGVLGAQGESRGQRAVLYQGPVRGLCPLAPNNVNTMAAAAMAAHNLGFDRVQGCLVSDPSLLDWHVVEVEVCGPVDKASGHGLTVRTTRRNPSTPGAVTGSATYASF; from the exons ATGGCCGGAGACAGCAGGCCCCGGAGAATTGGAATCATCGGCTTCGGACACTTAG GCCAGTACCTGATGGCAAGGATCGAGGAGGAGGGATGTCGGCACGGTGTGGAGCTAGCCTTCGTGTGGAACAGGAGCCGGGAGAAGATGGAGGGCCGCGTCCAGAGAGAGCTGCAGCTGCCATCCCTCGGCGACTTGGTGCACAG GCGGGCGGacctggtggtggaggtggcCCACCCTCAGATAGCCAAGGAGTACGGTGCGGAGATTCTGAAACACGCCGACTTCATG GTCGGGTCTCCCACAGCGTTTGCTGATCCGGCGGTGGAGGCGGCGTGCCGGGAGGCGGCGAGGGGGCACGGACACACCCTGTACGTGCCCAGCGGCGCACTGTGGGGGGCAGCCGACATCCAGAAAATGGCCGACAGCGGAACCCTGCAG GCTCTGAAGGTGACGATGAGCAAGCACCCCGACAGCTTCAGGCTGGAGGGGGTTCTGGGGGCGCAGGGGGAGAGTCGGGGGCAGCGGGCGGTGCTGTACCAGGGCCCGGTGAGGGGTCTCTGCCCCCTGGCACCCAACAACGTCAACACCATGGCAGCTGCTGCCATGGCCGCCCACAATCTGGGCTTCGACCGGGTACAGGGCTGCCTAGTGTCTGACCCCAG TTTGTTGGATTGGCacgtggtggaggtggaggtgtgtggccCGGTGGACAAGGCTTCAGGCCACGGGTTGACGGTTAGAACCACGCGCCGGAACCCTTCCACTCCGGGGGCAGTGACGGGGTCGGCAACCTACGCCTCCTTCTGA